A stretch of Mucilaginibacter terrae DNA encodes these proteins:
- a CDS encoding glycosyl hydrolase, which produces MKRRAFLLSGVQISALTALASTQGRSWVRLIDMPANAGNNDLDRLFINPPMEARPYTLWHWMNGVISREGITADLESFKEAGLGGAQMFLVGGSEAKIDDPANQIMSENWKELFSHALKESGRLGLKLGTHNSPGWSSTGYKTIVAEQAMQQVVFTETLVGGDRSYAGPIPQPTAKKGFYRDIVCWGVKKEGPVNVNEMINLSGHLSSNGDLNWQVPSGDWVVIRIGHTVIEKFNLTAPVSGQGLEVDKLDAQALRAYWKTFPDQLNKLAGKFNGSVFNRYEVDSYEMGTQNWTSKMPAEFKKRRGYDILPFLVQVSGRLVTDKDTTSRFQWDWKETIKQLFAENYYGSMQQLIKEQGMEFILEPYATGHDQPFESNNAAKYGDVLMCEFWQKPTTWGWDSVKPTASGAHTWGKNIVAAEAFTGQPNSAWKVDPYALKSVGDRAFAGGVNMLFFHTSAHQPWKNVYPGMTMGQWGTHFGRTQLWWNKGGKEWISYLTRCQFMLRQGKPVTDLLYLVYDRVTPKPIPGFYDETIGTDALLTRLEVVNGELALPGGLRYQLLILPDSAQMRPDIALKIKSLVKAGARIVGRKPERAPGLTDREVNDRLVKDIADQLWGMAESESHNVYGKGQVFALQPVPEVVNKLNLTPDLVSESNGQMPLLWVHRQLDNGIDIYFISNQEDRTIQASISTRGEERIPELWAADSGTSEEAPCFQFKDKRTITRIELDPSGSVFLVFRRKRLDSLLTLNSIRQDGSLKPYLVKFTKEKGGRTTLAASAGGVYSLDLSNGTQKVISIDQVPLPLSVNGAWQLTFKEDGREKTMMSDKLGSWTEMEELKYYSGTILYETTIQITKEQATGKIKAYLDLGKVFNTVSVMVNGKDMGLLWKPPFAMDLTGKLKTGANKLSLQVTNLWANRLIGDEQYPDDMIWEKRNLKEIPVWLDDITKRPEPRRKTFTTFKFFNKDSPLLPSGLIGPVFIHFVKKVPVSL; this is translated from the coding sequence ATGAAAAGAAGAGCCTTCTTATTATCCGGTGTACAGATCTCCGCTTTAACGGCCCTGGCATCCACGCAAGGACGATCTTGGGTCAGGCTGATTGATATGCCTGCAAATGCCGGTAATAACGATCTTGACAGGTTGTTTATTAACCCGCCCATGGAAGCCCGGCCTTACACATTGTGGCACTGGATGAACGGGGTGATCAGTAGGGAAGGCATAACGGCAGATCTGGAATCTTTCAAAGAAGCAGGTTTGGGCGGAGCTCAAATGTTTTTGGTAGGGGGAAGTGAAGCTAAAATCGACGATCCGGCAAATCAGATCATGAGTGAGAACTGGAAAGAACTCTTTTCTCATGCCCTAAAGGAGTCTGGGCGTTTGGGTTTGAAATTAGGTACACACAACTCTCCCGGATGGTCTTCGACCGGGTATAAGACAATCGTTGCGGAACAAGCTATGCAACAGGTGGTTTTCACGGAGACGCTTGTTGGTGGAGACCGTTCATATGCAGGGCCTATCCCGCAACCAACTGCCAAAAAAGGGTTTTACAGAGATATTGTTTGTTGGGGTGTAAAAAAGGAAGGGCCGGTCAATGTCAATGAAATGATCAACCTTTCCGGCCATCTCAGTTCAAATGGTGATCTTAACTGGCAGGTGCCCTCAGGTGACTGGGTAGTAATACGTATCGGTCACACGGTCATTGAAAAATTCAATCTTACCGCACCTGTTTCGGGGCAGGGTTTGGAAGTTGATAAATTGGATGCACAGGCATTGCGGGCATACTGGAAGACCTTCCCGGATCAGTTAAATAAACTGGCCGGTAAATTCAATGGCTCTGTATTCAATCGATATGAAGTGGATAGTTATGAGATGGGCACCCAAAACTGGACATCAAAAATGCCGGCAGAATTTAAGAAAAGACGTGGATATGATATACTTCCTTTCCTTGTACAGGTGAGCGGTCGTCTTGTTACCGATAAGGACACCACTTCGCGTTTTCAATGGGATTGGAAAGAGACCATCAAGCAACTTTTTGCGGAGAACTATTATGGCAGCATGCAGCAGCTCATCAAAGAGCAGGGTATGGAATTTATTTTGGAGCCTTACGCCACAGGCCACGATCAGCCGTTTGAAAGCAATAACGCCGCCAAATATGGCGATGTGCTGATGTGTGAGTTCTGGCAAAAGCCTACCACGTGGGGCTGGGATTCTGTCAAGCCCACAGCATCAGGTGCACACACCTGGGGGAAAAACATAGTCGCAGCGGAAGCCTTTACAGGACAACCCAATTCAGCATGGAAGGTCGATCCTTATGCGCTTAAATCCGTTGGCGACCGTGCATTTGCAGGTGGGGTCAATATGTTGTTTTTTCATACCTCAGCCCATCAACCCTGGAAAAATGTGTATCCCGGGATGACCATGGGGCAGTGGGGAACGCATTTCGGCAGAACTCAGCTCTGGTGGAATAAGGGCGGCAAAGAATGGATCAGCTACCTTACCCGTTGCCAGTTTATGCTGCGGCAGGGCAAGCCGGTGACCGACCTGTTGTACCTGGTATATGACCGTGTAACGCCAAAGCCCATACCCGGATTTTATGATGAGACGATCGGAACGGATGCCTTACTCACCAGATTGGAAGTTGTTAACGGAGAACTGGCTTTGCCAGGCGGGTTGAGATACCAGTTGTTGATCCTGCCTGATTCCGCTCAGATGCGACCCGATATTGCCTTAAAGATAAAAAGTTTAGTGAAAGCAGGGGCAAGAATAGTGGGCCGAAAACCTGAACGTGCTCCCGGCCTGACGGATAGGGAAGTGAACGACAGGTTAGTGAAAGACATAGCGGATCAGCTCTGGGGTATGGCTGAATCTGAGAGCCACAACGTATATGGAAAGGGCCAGGTCTTCGCTCTGCAACCTGTTCCTGAAGTTGTTAATAAGCTAAACCTGACCCCGGATCTGGTAAGTGAGAGTAATGGGCAAATGCCTTTGTTGTGGGTGCATCGCCAGCTTGATAATGGAATAGATATTTATTTCATATCCAATCAGGAGGACAGGACAATTCAAGCTTCGATCAGCACCAGAGGCGAGGAGCGCATTCCTGAGCTATGGGCGGCAGATTCCGGCACTTCGGAAGAAGCCCCCTGCTTTCAGTTTAAAGATAAAAGGACGATCACCAGGATCGAGCTTGATCCAAGCGGTTCTGTATTTCTGGTATTCCGGAGAAAAAGACTGGACTCATTACTAACTTTAAATAGTATCCGTCAGGACGGATCTCTGAAGCCGTACCTGGTTAAATTCACGAAAGAAAAGGGTGGAAGAACAACATTGGCTGCCTCCGCCGGAGGAGTCTATTCCCTGGATCTCAGCAATGGAACACAGAAGGTCATTTCCATTGATCAGGTGCCACTGCCGTTATCTGTTAACGGGGCATGGCAATTGACTTTTAAGGAAGATGGTAGAGAAAAAACGATGATGTCCGATAAACTGGGTTCTTGGACAGAAATGGAGGAACTGAAATATTACTCGGGCACCATATTGTATGAGACCACTATACAAATTACCAAGGAACAGGCGACGGGAAAAATAAAAGCCTATCTTGACCTGGGTAAAGTGTTCAATACCGTATCAGTTATGGTTAACGGCAAGGATATGGGATTGCTGTGGAAGCCACCATTTGCCATGGACCTGACAGGTAAATTAAAGACAGGAGCCAATAAACTTTCTTTGCAGGTCACCAATCTCTGGGCTAACCGGCTGATAGGTGATGAACAATATCCTGACGACATGATCTGGGAGAAAAGAAACTTAAAGGAAATCCCGGTATGGTTAGACGATATCACCAAAAGACCTGAACCAAGGAGAAAGACATTTACGACCTTTAAATTTTTTAACAAGGACTCTCCTTTGCTGCCTTCAGGACTGATCGGGCCGGTCTTCATACACTTTGTAAAAAAGGTCCCGGTAAGTTTGTAG